The following proteins are co-located in the Deinococcus planocerae genome:
- a CDS encoding 3'-5' exonuclease produces the protein MNVVVFDLETTGLSPERDAIVEIGAWRVRDGRVQEAERFETLVRPLGAGGEPLPIPWRVQRIHGISDEMVRDAPHPADALPEFLSFVGDSPVVAHNIGFDRGFMRAAAGRHGLTWAPPAEHCTMRLSRQAFPGERSHNLDVLAQRLDLGFARGGRHRSLSDARVTAEAFVRLMERLRAQG, from the coding sequence GTGAATGTCGTCGTCTTCGACCTGGAGACCACCGGCCTGTCGCCCGAGCGCGACGCCATCGTGGAGATCGGGGCGTGGCGCGTCCGCGACGGGCGGGTGCAGGAGGCCGAACGCTTCGAGACGCTCGTCAGGCCGCTGGGGGCGGGGGGCGAGCCGCTGCCCATTCCCTGGCGGGTGCAGCGCATTCACGGCATCAGCGACGAGATGGTGCGGGACGCGCCGCACCCCGCCGACGCGCTGCCCGAGTTCCTCAGCTTCGTGGGCGACTCGCCCGTGGTCGCGCACAACATCGGCTTCGACCGGGGCTTCATGCGCGCCGCCGCGGGTCGCCACGGCCTGACCTGGGCGCCCCCCGCCGAACACTGCACCATGCGGCTCTCCCGCCAGGCCTTCCCCGGCGAGCGGTCCCACAACCTCGACGTGCTCGCCCAGCGCCTCGACCTCGGCTTCGCGCGCGGCGGTCGCCACCGCTCTCTGAGCGACGCGCGGGTCACCGCCGAGGCCTTCGTCCGCCTGATGGAGCGGCTGAGGGCTCAGGGGTGA
- a CDS encoding phosphodiester glycosidase family protein — protein MANLDTVRVSRTLHRTVEVQRVVLELSGEAPHQITREGAGLSVVLPGVTSSPSSQTLESGDLLGVEPGVVGGPAGTRTARTTVRLRTGGGTTEVFTLEDPPRVVIDTTTHTDPRVPPPIDPEGLPEGVTYRARGTLHLLSFDPARFQPRVVTAPLGAARDVAALVKAAGGVAGVNGGYFDPASHLPVDLVAVGGLMTAPSLERRATVGFTAQGGTFFGYPRPRYVLSGAFGTVTVNSVGAKVRPELLTAFVGDGHTAVGAEGLTTLYLTPGAAAVSRVVSGRNVPSGATLAFTFDPARFPQLPRGVGEPLSPTLNWQATDAPWTTAQDALSAGPLLVREGRVVVNPGREQFDTRAGVWRPTRQVAFGVMAGQPTIAYLEHGSPEAFAAALAAAGVRDAVRLDSGSSATAYLTGGYGGLGGYLNTVWSRPVPNAIVFVPKGHGAPAAVKP, from the coding sequence GTGGCGAACCTCGACACGGTGCGGGTGAGCCGGACGCTGCACCGCACGGTGGAGGTGCAGCGGGTGGTGCTCGAACTCAGCGGCGAGGCGCCCCACCAGATCACGCGGGAGGGCGCCGGGCTGAGCGTGGTGCTGCCGGGGGTCACGTCGAGCCCGTCCTCGCAGACGCTGGAGAGCGGAGACCTGCTCGGCGTCGAGCCCGGCGTGGTGGGCGGCCCGGCGGGCACGAGGACGGCCCGGACGACCGTGCGCCTGAGAACCGGCGGCGGCACGACCGAGGTGTTCACGCTGGAAGACCCCCCGCGTGTGGTGATCGACACGACGACCCACACCGACCCCCGCGTGCCGCCGCCCATCGACCCCGAGGGGCTGCCGGAGGGCGTGACGTACCGGGCGCGCGGAACGCTGCATCTGCTGAGCTTCGATCCCGCCCGTTTCCAGCCGCGGGTGGTGACGGCCCCGCTGGGCGCGGCGCGCGACGTGGCCGCCCTCGTGAAGGCGGCGGGCGGCGTGGCGGGGGTGAACGGCGGGTATTTCGACCCGGCGAGCCACCTGCCCGTCGATCTGGTGGCGGTGGGCGGGCTGATGACGGCCCCCAGCCTGGAGCGGCGGGCGACGGTGGGCTTCACGGCGCAGGGGGGGACCTTCTTCGGCTACCCGCGCCCGCGCTACGTGCTGAGCGGCGCTTTCGGCACCGTCACCGTGAATAGCGTCGGGGCGAAGGTGCGGCCCGAGCTGCTCACGGCCTTCGTGGGAGACGGGCACACCGCCGTGGGCGCCGAGGGGCTCACCACCCTGTACCTCACGCCGGGGGCGGCGGCGGTCTCACGGGTGGTCTCCGGGCGCAACGTGCCCTCCGGCGCAACGCTCGCCTTCACCTTCGACCCGGCCCGTTTCCCGCAACTCCCGCGCGGGGTGGGCGAGCCCCTGAGCCCCACCCTGAACTGGCAGGCGACCGACGCCCCCTGGACGACGGCGCAAGACGCCCTGAGCGCCGGGCCCCTCCTCGTGCGGGAGGGACGGGTGGTCGTCAACCCGGGGCGCGAGCAGTTCGACACGCGGGCGGGCGTCTGGCGGCCCACCCGGCAGGTCGCCTTCGGGGTGATGGCGGGGCAGCCCACCATCGCCTACCTCGAACACGGGTCGCCCGAAGCCTTTGCCGCCGCGCTCGCCGCCGCCGGGGTGCGCGACGCCGTGCGGCTCGACAGCGGCAGCAGCGCGACCGCCTACCTGACGGGGGGTTACGGGGGGCTGGGCGGCTACCTCAACACCGTCTGGAGTCGGCCCGTGCCCAACGCCATCGTCTTCGTGCCGAAGGGCCATGGGGCACCCGCCGCCGTGAAACCGTAG